A stretch of the Acyrthosiphon pisum isolate AL4f chromosome A2, pea_aphid_22Mar2018_4r6ur, whole genome shotgun sequence genome encodes the following:
- the LOC100166463 gene encoding peptidyl-alpha-hydroxyglycine alpha-amidating lyase 1 isoform X1, producing the protein MSVTVALTALVACSSCCILITTAASVSDLASSDYQSLVTDDLQPQQISVQLQQTDPGQLYGQNQMGHTLDNIDNSNVDFFHQFHLHESSEWPFPQQIDNSIGQISGVSISKDNFVYIFHRGDREWNQTTFFENNVYREKHKGPISEQVVVVLDPKNGSVIKRWGSHRFYMPHGITVDHENNVWLTDVALHQVFKFGPNSEDLLMAFGTAFVPGKDLDKFCKPTSVAVTTSGEFYVADGYCNSRIIKFSAEGRVLLEWGRSTIVTGEMLVPPYQLWIPHALTLAEDKELICVADRENSRVLCFNTNNGTFNFEINPQLFQRLFSVAYSPMAGGLFYVLNDKNMDVITDTLAQGIVINATSLEVIGQFHPKDNEFSRPHDMAVSPDGTSVYVVELIRSHIRKFVLDSDIQNKFLNKSVDTLNVSEQELMLNKYNVLENCPGLRENSGKQILLIMLIIAVGLFFTAAIFVTVLIYTRTKSIAHRKDAAFSRWQPRTLNAADGFTLGNIFNKKQRAGFEKLATVEVSEDDDDDDYDDNDLNVRA; encoded by the exons ATGTCGGTCACCGTCGCCCTGACCGCGCTTGTCGCATGCAGTTCCTGTTGCATATTGATCACCACCGCCGCTTCTGTGTCCGATCTGGCCAGTAGCGACTACCAGTCACTGGTGACCGACGACCTGCAGCCGCAACAGATATCAGTCCAGTTGCAGCAGACGGACCCCGGCCAG ctttACGGTCAGAATCAAATGGGACATACTCtggataatattgataattcaaatgttgatttttttcacCAATTTC atttgCATGAATCTTCAGAATGGCCTTTTCCACAACAAATAGATAACAGTATTGGGCAAATATCTGGTGTTTCAATAAGCAAAGacaattttgtatatatatttcacaGGGGGGATCGAGAATGGAATCaaactacattttttgaaaacaatgtgTACAGAGAAAAACATAAAGGACCAATTTCTGAACAGGTAGTTGTTGTATTGGATCCAAAAAATGGTTCGGTAATTAAAAGATGGGGTAGTCACAG ATTTTATATGCCTCATGGTATTACTGTTGATCATGAAAATAATGTTTGGTTGACTGATGTTGCTCTCCATCAAGTTTTCAAATTTGGCCCTAACTCTGAAGATTTATTAATGGCTTTTGGTACTGCATTTGTACCTGGGAAAGACTTAGACAAGTTTTGCAAACCTACATCAGTAGCTGTAACAACTAGTGGTGAATTCTATGTAGCAGATGGATATTGTAATTcacgtattattaaattttctgcTGAAGGACGAGTACTGTTGGAATGGGGCCGATCCACTATAGTCACAG gtGAAATGCTTGTGCCTCCTTATCAACTGTGGATCCCACATGCTTTGACATTGGCTGAAGACAAAGAATTGATATGTGTGGCCGATCGTGAAAATAGCAgagtattatgttttaataccAACAATGGAacctttaattttgaaattaatccACAATTATTTCAACGTTTATTTAGTGTTGCGTATTCACCAATGGctg gtggattattttatgtacttaacgataaaaatatggATGTAATAACTGATACATTAGCCCAAGGAATTGTGATCAATGCTACATCATTAGAAGTAATTGGACAATTCCATCCAAAAGATAACGAATTTTCACGACCTCATGACATGGCTGTAAGCCCAGATGGAACATCTGTTTATGTTGTGGAACTTATAAGATCTCATATACGGAAGTTTGtgttag ATTCagatattcaaaacaaatttctaAACAAAAGTGTTGATACACTTAATGTTTCAGAGCAAGAATTaatgttgaataaatataaCGTGCTAGAAA attGTCCTGGTCTAAGAGAAAATTCTGGgaaacaaattttattgatcATGTTAATAATTGCTGTTGGTTTGTTTTTCACTGCTGCTATATTTGTAACGGTTTTAATATACACACGAACTAAGTCAATAG CTCACCGGAAAGACGCAGCTTTCAGTCGATGGCAGCCTCGGACACTCAACGCTGCAGATGGATTTACTTTGGGCAACATATTCAATAAGAAACAACGAGCTGGATTCGAAAAACTTGCGACCGTCGAGGTGAgcgaagacgacgacgatgatgactACGATGACAACGATCTGAACGTGAGGgcttaa
- the LOC100166463 gene encoding peptidyl-alpha-hydroxyglycine alpha-amidating lyase 1 isoform X3, with amino-acid sequence MGHTLDNIDNSNVDFFHQFHLHESSEWPFPQQIDNSIGQISGVSISKDNFVYIFHRGDREWNQTTFFENNVYREKHKGPISEQVVVVLDPKNGSVIKRWGSHRFYMPHGITVDHENNVWLTDVALHQVFKFGPNSEDLLMAFGTAFVPGKDLDKFCKPTSVAVTTSGEFYVADGYCNSRIIKFSAEGRVLLEWGRSTIVTGEMLVPPYQLWIPHALTLAEDKELICVADRENSRVLCFNTNNGTFNFEINPQLFQRLFSVAYSPMAGGLFYVLNDKNMDVITDTLAQGIVINATSLEVIGQFHPKDNEFSRPHDMAVSPDGTSVYVVELIRSHIRKFVLDSDIQNKFLNKSVDTLNVSEQELMLNKYNVLENCPGLRENSGKQILLIMLIIAVGLFFTAAIFVTVLIYTRTKSIAHRKDAAFSRWQPRTLNAADGFTLGNIFNKKQRAGFEKLATVEVSEDDDDDDYDDNDLNVRA; translated from the exons ATGGGACATACTCtggataatattgataattcaaatgttgatttttttcacCAATTTC atttgCATGAATCTTCAGAATGGCCTTTTCCACAACAAATAGATAACAGTATTGGGCAAATATCTGGTGTTTCAATAAGCAAAGacaattttgtatatatatttcacaGGGGGGATCGAGAATGGAATCaaactacattttttgaaaacaatgtgTACAGAGAAAAACATAAAGGACCAATTTCTGAACAGGTAGTTGTTGTATTGGATCCAAAAAATGGTTCGGTAATTAAAAGATGGGGTAGTCACAG ATTTTATATGCCTCATGGTATTACTGTTGATCATGAAAATAATGTTTGGTTGACTGATGTTGCTCTCCATCAAGTTTTCAAATTTGGCCCTAACTCTGAAGATTTATTAATGGCTTTTGGTACTGCATTTGTACCTGGGAAAGACTTAGACAAGTTTTGCAAACCTACATCAGTAGCTGTAACAACTAGTGGTGAATTCTATGTAGCAGATGGATATTGTAATTcacgtattattaaattttctgcTGAAGGACGAGTACTGTTGGAATGGGGCCGATCCACTATAGTCACAG gtGAAATGCTTGTGCCTCCTTATCAACTGTGGATCCCACATGCTTTGACATTGGCTGAAGACAAAGAATTGATATGTGTGGCCGATCGTGAAAATAGCAgagtattatgttttaataccAACAATGGAacctttaattttgaaattaatccACAATTATTTCAACGTTTATTTAGTGTTGCGTATTCACCAATGGctg gtggattattttatgtacttaacgataaaaatatggATGTAATAACTGATACATTAGCCCAAGGAATTGTGATCAATGCTACATCATTAGAAGTAATTGGACAATTCCATCCAAAAGATAACGAATTTTCACGACCTCATGACATGGCTGTAAGCCCAGATGGAACATCTGTTTATGTTGTGGAACTTATAAGATCTCATATACGGAAGTTTGtgttag ATTCagatattcaaaacaaatttctaAACAAAAGTGTTGATACACTTAATGTTTCAGAGCAAGAATTaatgttgaataaatataaCGTGCTAGAAA attGTCCTGGTCTAAGAGAAAATTCTGGgaaacaaattttattgatcATGTTAATAATTGCTGTTGGTTTGTTTTTCACTGCTGCTATATTTGTAACGGTTTTAATATACACACGAACTAAGTCAATAG CTCACCGGAAAGACGCAGCTTTCAGTCGATGGCAGCCTCGGACACTCAACGCTGCAGATGGATTTACTTTGGGCAACATATTCAATAAGAAACAACGAGCTGGATTCGAAAAACTTGCGACCGTCGAGGTGAgcgaagacgacgacgatgatgactACGATGACAACGATCTGAACGTGAGGgcttaa
- the LOC100166463 gene encoding peptidyl-alpha-hydroxyglycine alpha-amidating lyase 1 isoform X2: protein MSVTVALTALVACSSCCILITTAASVSDLASSDYQSLVTDDLQPQQISVQLQQTDPGQLYGQNQMGHTLDNIDNSNVDFFHQFHLHESSEWPFPQQIDNSIGQISGVSISKDNFVYIFHRGDREWNQTTFFENNVYREKHKGPISEQVVVVLDPKNGSVIKRWGSHRFYMPHGITVDHENNVWLTDVALHQVFKFGPNSEDLLMAFGTAFVPGKDLDKFCKPTSVAVTTSGEFYVADGYCNSRIIKFSAEGRVLLEWGRSTIVTGEMLVPPYQLWIPHALTLAEDKELICVADRENSRVLCFNTNNGTFNFEINPQLFQRLFSVAYSPMAGGLFYVLNDKNMDVITDTLAQGIVINATSLEVIGQFHPKDNEFSRPHDMAVSPDGTSVYVVELIRSHIRKFVLDSDIQNKFLNKSVDTLNVSEQELMLNKYNVLENCPGLRENSGKQILLIMLIIAVGLFFTAAIFVTVLIYTRTKSIDVRFFRDDGQVFSN, encoded by the exons ATGTCGGTCACCGTCGCCCTGACCGCGCTTGTCGCATGCAGTTCCTGTTGCATATTGATCACCACCGCCGCTTCTGTGTCCGATCTGGCCAGTAGCGACTACCAGTCACTGGTGACCGACGACCTGCAGCCGCAACAGATATCAGTCCAGTTGCAGCAGACGGACCCCGGCCAG ctttACGGTCAGAATCAAATGGGACATACTCtggataatattgataattcaaatgttgatttttttcacCAATTTC atttgCATGAATCTTCAGAATGGCCTTTTCCACAACAAATAGATAACAGTATTGGGCAAATATCTGGTGTTTCAATAAGCAAAGacaattttgtatatatatttcacaGGGGGGATCGAGAATGGAATCaaactacattttttgaaaacaatgtgTACAGAGAAAAACATAAAGGACCAATTTCTGAACAGGTAGTTGTTGTATTGGATCCAAAAAATGGTTCGGTAATTAAAAGATGGGGTAGTCACAG ATTTTATATGCCTCATGGTATTACTGTTGATCATGAAAATAATGTTTGGTTGACTGATGTTGCTCTCCATCAAGTTTTCAAATTTGGCCCTAACTCTGAAGATTTATTAATGGCTTTTGGTACTGCATTTGTACCTGGGAAAGACTTAGACAAGTTTTGCAAACCTACATCAGTAGCTGTAACAACTAGTGGTGAATTCTATGTAGCAGATGGATATTGTAATTcacgtattattaaattttctgcTGAAGGACGAGTACTGTTGGAATGGGGCCGATCCACTATAGTCACAG gtGAAATGCTTGTGCCTCCTTATCAACTGTGGATCCCACATGCTTTGACATTGGCTGAAGACAAAGAATTGATATGTGTGGCCGATCGTGAAAATAGCAgagtattatgttttaataccAACAATGGAacctttaattttgaaattaatccACAATTATTTCAACGTTTATTTAGTGTTGCGTATTCACCAATGGctg gtggattattttatgtacttaacgataaaaatatggATGTAATAACTGATACATTAGCCCAAGGAATTGTGATCAATGCTACATCATTAGAAGTAATTGGACAATTCCATCCAAAAGATAACGAATTTTCACGACCTCATGACATGGCTGTAAGCCCAGATGGAACATCTGTTTATGTTGTGGAACTTATAAGATCTCATATACGGAAGTTTGtgttag ATTCagatattcaaaacaaatttctaAACAAAAGTGTTGATACACTTAATGTTTCAGAGCAAGAATTaatgttgaataaatataaCGTGCTAGAAA attGTCCTGGTCTAAGAGAAAATTCTGGgaaacaaattttattgatcATGTTAATAATTGCTGTTGGTTTGTTTTTCACTGCTGCTATATTTGTAACGGTTTTAATATACACACGAACTAAGTCAATAG ATGTTAGATTCTTTAGAGATGATGGACAAGTGTTTTCTAACTGA